ATAATGCTCTTTCTATAAACTTTGCTGCTGCAAAAAATCACTCCTGCATTTTTCAATGCGAAAACAAGCTCCATAAAAAAGAGCAGCACATGTGTCTGCTCTTCAATAATTAGCGATTATCTACTTTTTCCGGGTACATATCATGGTTCATCATCCGGTAATCAGCCATTTCTTCGTACTTAGTTCCAGGCTTGCCGTAGTTGGTGTATGGATCAATTGAGATTCCGCCTCTTGGGGTGAATTTGCCCCAAACCTCAATATATCGAGGGTCCATCAGCTTAATCAGGTCGTTCATGATGATATTCATGCAATCTTCATGGAAATCACCATGGTTCCTGAAGCTGAAAAGATACAGTTTCAGCGCTTTGCTTTCCACCATCAGCTTGTCCGGAATGTAGCTGATATAAATAGAAGCAAAATCAGGCTGTCCTGTTATTGGACAAAGACTTGTGAATTCCGGTGTGTTGAATTTTACAAAGTAGTCCCTGTACGGATGCTTATTTTCAAAAGTTTCTAGGATGTCAGGACTGTATTCAAATAAGTATTTCGTTCCCTGATTGCCAAGCAATGTCAAATCTTTCATTTCCTCATCTTTTCTTCCAGCCATTTTAAAAGCCTCCTATATATCTGCAGCCGCTATTTGAGGCCGGGAACCCTGCTTATCAAATAAAAAACCATATCCTCTGAGATATGGTTGAATTAATCAAAGCCATAGTTTTTTATAGAGGGTGTCCGCTATGAACCTCTCCCGCGAAAGCAGGATGATTTATTCATTTTTATATAGCAACTATAATGAAATACCATTTCAAAGTCAAAAGAAAATTTTGATAAGAAATATGACAAATTCATGTATTTCCATATTTTATTTTTACATATGTTCACGAGGTTATTTACATATGTTCACCTACCTGATATATTATTCATGTAAGTTACACATAATATATTTGGGTTATATATTTTTCTTCCTTATGAAAGCGTTTCAACATATTTTTAATACAGAAAGGGTTTGATCTAATGTCTAAAGACTTAGCAGGAATGATTGATCACACATTACTTAAAGCAAATGCAACCGAAGCGGAGATTGTAAAGCTGGCTGAGGAAGCAAAAGAATATAAATTTGCTTCTGTTTGCGTTAACCCAACATGGGTTAAGAAAGCTGCTGAAATTCTTAAGGATGCTGAAGGAGTGGAAGTGTGTACAGTAATCGGCTTCCCACTAGGAGCTACAACTTCAGAAACAAAAGCATTCGAAACAAAGAATGCAATTGAAAATGGCGCGACAGAAGTCGATATGGTTATCAACATCGGCGCTTTGAAAGACAAGCAATACGATTTAGTTGAAAAAGATATCAAAGCGGTAGTTGACGCTGCAAAAGGCAAAGCATTGACTAAGGTTATCATTGAAACTTGCCTTCTTACTGATGAGGAAAAAGAAATGGCATGCAAGCTTTCTGTTAATGCAGGAGCAGATTTCGTCAAGACTTCAACTGGTTTCTCAACAGGCGGAGCAACTGTGGAAGATATCGCCCTAATGAGAAAAACTGTTGGACCTGATGTTGGCGTTAAAGCTTCCGGCGGAGTAAGAAGCCTTGAGGATGCACAAAACATGATCGAAGCAGGAGCAACAAGAATTGGAGCAAGCTCTGGCGTGGCAATAGTCAACGGCCTGACTTCTGAGTCTTCTTACTAAGAATTAACAAAAATCAATTGGGAATGGGGAATGGACGATGGATAAAAAGACGCTTGTTGAAAAAGCTATTGAAGCAAGAAGCACAGCATACGTTCCATATTCTAAGTTTCAGGTTGGCGCTGCAATTATCACTAGCAATGACAATGTTTATCTTGGCTGCAATATCGAAAACGCCTCCTATGGTCTGACTAACTGTGCTGAAAGAACGGCTATTTTCAAGGCTGTATCTGAAGGTGATACTGAGATTAAGGCTATTGCAGTAGTCGCAGACACTGAAGGCCCCGTTTCTCCTTGCGGTGCCTGCCGCCAGGTAATTGCAGAATTCGCGACTGACGATACAAAAATTTACCTTGCCAATCTGAATGGCGATGTAAAGGAAACGACAATCAGCGAAATCCTTCCTGGATATTTCACATCCAAGGATATGGATAAGGCTGATATGTCAAAGAAAATGGTATAGATCGATTAATTTAAGTTTAACAAGGGGCAACTCCTCTATCCTATCGGGTAAAAGAGTTGCTCTTTCTTATTCGAACGATTTTTTCTAACAAAAGGAGGAAAGAGCCGGCCCATCTCTTGGGACGGCATACATCATGGGAGACGCAGGTTTATTATTATCAGGCGCAGCACTCTTCCTGAACAGCTTAATGCTTCTGGGAAAGGCAAATGCGAAAAGCGTGGCCGTATTCAATTTATTCATCGGGGCACTGCAAGTGATTGTGCCGTTTTACTTGATTGCTGTTTCTGACCAGAACAACTGGACGGTCTACAGCCTGGCAAGCATTTTTCTATTTGGTTTCACCTATTTATATGTCGGTTTGACATTATGGAAAGACCTTGATGGCACCGGACTTGGATGGTATTCCCTCTGGGTTGCAGTACTTGCAGTCATTTATGCAGCAGTAGCATATGTACATTTTGAAGATATCGTGAACGCTTTGACATGGCTTATGTGGGCCTATCTATGGTTCCTGTTCTTCCTTTCGATGGGTATGAACAAGAAAATCGACGTCTATATAGGCAAGGTGGCAATGGTCCAATCATGGCTGACATTGACCTTCCCGGCATTATTATCCATGACAGGCTTATGGAAAACAGACCAGGTTGCCAACGCCTGGATCTACTTCTCAATTGCTGCTTTCGTCTATTTTGCTTATATTACATTAAAGCTGAAAAAAGCTTCTGCTCGAACTGAGAAATTCGCTTAAATTTAAAAACCGTCCTGCCAAATTAAATTGGCCAAGACGGTTTTTTTAATAGAATTTATTTCGCAAGTACATTTGTCAGTACAGGAACGACCTGCTTTTTCCGTGATACTACACCTTTTAAGGTAGCAGTGTTGTTTTCAAGTGTAACATTGAATGCTTCTTCAACAGCAGCAGCCTTTTCACCAATCGCAAGCGCTGCGGAGTCATTCGTCAAGATATCAGTAATCACCAATAAGAATAGACCAAGATTCTTTTCGGTCACTTTATTGATCAATGCTTCTTCAAGCTCTATCTTGCGCAAAAGGACATCATTGACGTCAACAGTGTTTACCTGTGCGATTTCAACCTTGGAATCTCCCATCTGGAATTCCTTGGCGTCAAGGGAAATAAGCTCTTCGATTGTTTTGCTGCTAAGGTCCGCACCAGCTTTTAGCATTTCAAGACCGTATTCCTCAGCATCTACACCAGCGATTTCAGCCAATTCACGCGCTGCTGCCACATCCTGGTCAGTGCAAGTAGGAGACTTGAACAATAATGAATCTGAGATGATTGCAGAAAGCATCAGGCCTGCGATGTTTTTATCAATTTCAACATTGTTTTCCTTATACATCTTATTCAAGATTGTCGCTGTGCAGCCTACTGGCTCAACGCGGAAGTATAAAGGATCGCTTGTCTCAAAATTAGCCACGCGGTGATGGTCGATAACCTCGACGATTTGAACATCTGTGATGTCATCAGCGCTCTGTTGGCGTTCGTTGTGGTCAACCAGGATGACCTGGCCCACTTCTTCTGAAACTCTCCCCACAAGGCGCGGTGCTTCAGCTTTAAAGTGATCAAGCGCATATTGAGTTTCTCCATTGACCTGGCCCAAACGTACCGCTTCCGCATCAACGCCAAGCTTTTGCTTTAAGTTAGCATAGGCAATGGCAGAGCAGATTGTATCCGTATCAGGATTTTTATGTCCAAAAACAAGTACTTTTTCCATCATGACACTCCTCAATAACAAATTAACACGGGACTTCTAGCAAAGAACCCGTATATCCCATAAATAATATACGCTAAAATTGAAAGATTTTAAACAGCTTTGTACGAAATTGACGGAACCTGAAAATAAAAGATCCGGATTATTCATCCGGACCTCCTGCAATTAAATTTGCTCTAATAATGTTTTTGTTTCAGAGTAAACGAGGTTGTGTGCTTCAGCTACTGCCTGGTAGGTCACGTAGCCATTAAGCGTGTTGATTCCTTTTAATAATGCTGCATTGTCGAGGCAAGCCTGCTTGTAGCCTTTGTTCGCAATTTGGACAGCGTAAGGCACTGTCACATTCGTCAGCGCAATTGTTGATGTTCTAGGAACTGCACCTGGCATGTTTGCAACTGCGTAGTGTACAACGCCATGCTTTTCGTAAGTAGGATTGTCATGTGTCGTGATTCTGTCAGTTGTTTCGAAAAGTCCACCCTGGTCGATTGCGATATCGACAACAACTGAACCTGGGTTCATCGACTGGATCATTTCTTCTGTTACAAGCTTAGGAGCCTTCGCACCCGGAATCAGAACCGCACCGATTACAAGGTCAGATGCTTTGACTGCTTCAGCAATGTTCAAAGGATTAGACATTAACGTGGTAATGTCAGATCCAAAAATATCATCAAGCTGGCGAAGACGGTCTGGATTCAAATCGATCATTGTAACCTGTGCACCAAGGCCGACAGCCATTTTCGCTGCATTTGTCCCTGCAACACCGCCACCGATGATTGTTACTTTTCCTCTTTGGACACCTGGAACGCCACCAAGCAGTATTCCTTTTCCTCCGTGGACCTTTTCAAGGAATTGTGCACCGATTTGTGTAGACATACGGCCAGCAACCTCACTCATAGGTGTAAGCAATGGAAGAGAGCCGTTAGCCAGTTGTACAGTTTCATAAGCGATGCCGACAACCTTGTTCTCGATCAAAGCCTTTGTCAGCTCTGGTTCTGGAGCAAGGTGCAAATATGTAAATAGAATTAAGCCTTCACGGAAATAACCATATTCTTCTGCCAGAGGTTCTTTAACCTTCATGACCATATCCTGTGCCCATGCTTCCTGGGCACTTTCAACGATTAGAGCGCCAGCCGCTTTGTAGTCTTCATCTGTAAAACTTGAGCCGATTCCAGCTCCTGTTTCGATATAAACTTCATGACCGAAGTTTACAAGGTTTACTACTCCCGCAGGCGTCATAGCCACACGATTCTCATTGTTTTTTATCTCTTTAGGTACACCGATACGCATTATTGCATACCTCCTATAATAATAATTGCCCTGCCATTTCTACCCTGTCACCACTATATCATTTTTTCAAATTATGAAATAAAAAAATAGGTTAAGTAGGCTAGGATGAAAACACTTTCATTTTAGTAGAAAAAAATGCTTTTGGCAAAACAATTCGTACAAAATTCCCTAAAATATACTATTCTGTATATTTTTAATTTTTGGGGAAAGTATAAAGGCTTGCTAAGATTAGGGTTCTTAGCAAGCCAACTCATTGCATTTAGCCAGGTTGAAAGGCTCCCGTATTAAGAAGCTTTATCTCTGAAAACTGGTCCTATCTATGTTCCTCGTTGTTTTCTACTGCTGCTTGCATCTGTTCCTGCGGGACTACCCCGCTGTTGTATGAATCCATGATTTGCTGGCTTACCTGCATGACACCCTGATCATCGTAATCATAAAATGACCGGCCTCTCTGTTCCTTTTTATCCATGTGAAATCCTCCTTCAATATGATGCTTGCATCTATAGTTTTCGTTGGATTGTCACAGCTATACTAATGAAACTGTTGTATAATATAGGTAAAGGAGGCGAGAACTATGGCACTTTATTATAAGAACATTTTAGTTGCCGTTGATGGTTCTAAACAAGCAGCATGGGCTTTTAAAAAAGCCATTGAAATCGCAAAAAGAAACGACGCGAGTCTGGTCATGACCCACATAATCGATTTACGCACCTTTGCTACTGTTGAGGCGTATGACCGCACTATCTCAGAGCGTGCGACACAATTTGCAACAGAATTGATGGAAAGCTACAAACAGCAGGCTCTCGAAGCTGGCATCAAAGACGTAGATTATGACATCGATTATGGTTCACCAAAGGTCAAGATTGCGAAAGATGTTGCAAAGAAATATAACGCCGACCTGATCATTTGCGGAGCAACAGGAATGAATGCGGTGGAACGCTTCTTCATCGGAAGTGTCTCTGAGCACATTACCCGCTATGCATCCTGTGATGTCCTGGTTGTTCGGACTGACAAAGAAAATTAACCTCACTAATCATACAAAAAAGCACGCAGTTTTCGAGACTGCGTGCTTTTTCCATTCATAGTGATGTTTTTGCTTTTTCGATTTGGTTTTTCACCTGTGAAAAACCTGTCCCTCCAGCGCTGTTTCGTCTTTCCACCGCATTATAAGGGTTCAATGCTTGATAGATATTTTCCTCAAACAATGGATTCATGGATTGGTATGCTTCCAGTGGCAGGTCTGCAAGATAGCATCCTTTTTGGATACACTCAAGGACAAGCTTGCCGACGATTTCATGCGCCTCACGGAAAGGTACTCCTTTGGCTGCCAGATAGTCCGCCAGCTCCGTGGCATTTGAAAAATCATTCTTGACCGACTTGGCCATTTTGTCCTCTTTCACCTTCATCGTACTGATCATGCCAGCGAAAATTTTCAGGGAGCCCTTCACTGTTTTGACAGTATCGAACATGCCCTCTTTATCTTCTTGCATATCTTTGTTATAGGCTAAAGGCAATCCTTTCAATACGGTCAAGAGTCCCATCAGGCTGCCATAGACACGGCCTGTTTTACCGCGAATCAGTTCAGCCATATCCGGATTCTTCTTCTGAGGCATGATGCTGCTGCCCGTCGTAAAGGCATCTGATAACTCGATGAATTGGAACTCCTGGCTCGACCACAGTATGATTTCCTCACATAAACGTGACAGATGCGTCATTAAAATTGAGCTGCCTGAGAGGAACTCAAGTATAAAGTCGCGGTCACTTACAGCGTCAAGGCTGTTTTCATAAATGGCTTCAAACCCCAGAATTTCCGCTGTCATATGTCGGTCAATCGGAAAAGTAGTTCCCGCAAGCGCACCTGCACCAAGCGGAGAAAGATTGATTCTTTTCATGCTATCTTGAAAACGCTGTTTGTCCCGGTCAAGCATCCAAAAGTAAGCCATCAGATGATGGGCAAAGGAGATGGGCTGTGCCCTTTGCAAATGAGTATAGCCAGGCATCAGCGTTTCAATATTCTGTTCCGCCTTAAGGACCAAAGATTTTTGGAACTCAGTGATCAGCTCGATGATTTCGGATACCTGTTCTTTAAGGTACAAATGCATATCCGTCGCCACCTGGTCATTCCTGCTCCTTGCCGTATGGAGCTTGCCGCCGGTTGGACCGATCAATTCAGTCAGGTGATGTTCAATGTTCAGGTGGATGTCCTCAAGTTTAGCTGAGTATTCCAGTTCACCTTTGCTCGCTTTTTGCTTCAAGGTTTTCAAACCGTGGATGATTACATCCGCTTCACTCTCTGTTATGACTCCGCACTTCGCGAGCATTGTGGCATGGGCGATACTGCCATCAATATCCTGGTCCGCTAGTTCCTGGTCAAAGCCAATCGATGCACCGAACTCATCGACCCATTCCTCTGCGGATCCTGTGAATCTGCCTCCCCATAACTTCTTCACACTGTCACCTTCTTGCCCTGGACCATGCTGTGAACAACTGTTGGCAGTCCCCAAAGATTAATGAATCCAACAGCAGCACTGTGGTCGAATTCATCATCCGCAGTGTAAGTGGCCAAT
This window of the Mesobacillus jeotgali genome carries:
- the queF gene encoding preQ(1) synthase is translated as MAGRKDEEMKDLTLLGNQGTKYLFEYSPDILETFENKHPYRDYFVKFNTPEFTSLCPITGQPDFASIYISYIPDKLMVESKALKLYLFSFRNHGDFHEDCMNIIMNDLIKLMDPRYIEVWGKFTPRGGISIDPYTNYGKPGTKYEEMADYRMMNHDMYPEKVDNR
- the deoC gene encoding deoxyribose-phosphate aldolase encodes the protein MSKDLAGMIDHTLLKANATEAEIVKLAEEAKEYKFASVCVNPTWVKKAAEILKDAEGVEVCTVIGFPLGATTSETKAFETKNAIENGATEVDMVINIGALKDKQYDLVEKDIKAVVDAAKGKALTKVIIETCLLTDEEKEMACKLSVNAGADFVKTSTGFSTGGATVEDIALMRKTVGPDVGVKASGGVRSLEDAQNMIEAGATRIGASSGVAIVNGLTSESSY
- a CDS encoding cytidine deaminase, with protein sequence MDKKTLVEKAIEARSTAYVPYSKFQVGAAIITSNDNVYLGCNIENASYGLTNCAERTAIFKAVSEGDTEIKAIAVVADTEGPVSPCGACRQVIAEFATDDTKIYLANLNGDVKETTISEILPGYFTSKDMDKADMSKKMV
- a CDS encoding AmiS/UreI family transporter gives rise to the protein MGDAGLLLSGAALFLNSLMLLGKANAKSVAVFNLFIGALQVIVPFYLIAVSDQNNWTVYSLASIFLFGFTYLYVGLTLWKDLDGTGLGWYSLWVAVLAVIYAAVAYVHFEDIVNALTWLMWAYLWFLFFLSMGMNKKIDVYIGKVAMVQSWLTLTFPALLSMTGLWKTDQVANAWIYFSIAAFVYFAYITLKLKKASARTEKFA
- a CDS encoding manganese-dependent inorganic pyrophosphatase codes for the protein MEKVLVFGHKNPDTDTICSAIAYANLKQKLGVDAEAVRLGQVNGETQYALDHFKAEAPRLVGRVSEEVGQVILVDHNERQQSADDITDVQIVEVIDHHRVANFETSDPLYFRVEPVGCTATILNKMYKENNVEIDKNIAGLMLSAIISDSLLFKSPTCTDQDVAAARELAEIAGVDAEEYGLEMLKAGADLSSKTIEELISLDAKEFQMGDSKVEIAQVNTVDVNDVLLRKIELEEALINKVTEKNLGLFLLVITDILTNDSAALAIGEKAAAVEEAFNVTLENNTATLKGVVSRKKQVVPVLTNVLAK
- the ald gene encoding alanine dehydrogenase is translated as MRIGVPKEIKNNENRVAMTPAGVVNLVNFGHEVYIETGAGIGSSFTDEDYKAAGALIVESAQEAWAQDMVMKVKEPLAEEYGYFREGLILFTYLHLAPEPELTKALIENKVVGIAYETVQLANGSLPLLTPMSEVAGRMSTQIGAQFLEKVHGGKGILLGGVPGVQRGKVTIIGGGVAGTNAAKMAVGLGAQVTMIDLNPDRLRQLDDIFGSDITTLMSNPLNIAEAVKASDLVIGAVLIPGAKAPKLVTEEMIQSMNPGSVVVDIAIDQGGLFETTDRITTHDNPTYEKHGVVHYAVANMPGAVPRTSTIALTNVTVPYAVQIANKGYKQACLDNAALLKGINTLNGYVTYQAVAEAHNLVYSETKTLLEQI
- a CDS encoding universal stress protein, with the translated sequence MALYYKNILVAVDGSKQAAWAFKKAIEIAKRNDASLVMTHIIDLRTFATVEAYDRTISERATQFATELMESYKQQALEAGIKDVDYDIDYGSPKVKIAKDVAKKYNADLIICGATGMNAVERFFIGSVSEHITRYASCDVLVVRTDKEN
- the argH gene encoding argininosuccinate lyase; its protein translation is MKKLWGGRFTGSAEEWVDEFGASIGFDQELADQDIDGSIAHATMLAKCGVITESEADVIIHGLKTLKQKASKGELEYSAKLEDIHLNIEHHLTELIGPTGGKLHTARSRNDQVATDMHLYLKEQVSEIIELITEFQKSLVLKAEQNIETLMPGYTHLQRAQPISFAHHLMAYFWMLDRDKQRFQDSMKRINLSPLGAGALAGTTFPIDRHMTAEILGFEAIYENSLDAVSDRDFILEFLSGSSILMTHLSRLCEEIILWSSQEFQFIELSDAFTTGSSIMPQKKNPDMAELIRGKTGRVYGSLMGLLTVLKGLPLAYNKDMQEDKEGMFDTVKTVKGSLKIFAGMISTMKVKEDKMAKSVKNDFSNATELADYLAAKGVPFREAHEIVGKLVLECIQKGCYLADLPLEAYQSMNPLFEENIYQALNPYNAVERRNSAGGTGFSQVKNQIEKAKTSL